A genomic stretch from Pseudoliparis swirei isolate HS2019 ecotype Mariana Trench chromosome 18, NWPU_hadal_v1, whole genome shotgun sequence includes:
- the LOC130207884 gene encoding uncharacterized protein LOC130207884 — MDESTVGLSLTGGVLFTNNVISWHVPRRMTPLVDGSFEIREMHMGINGRRLDGSQMAARGYTLSATEFHIIIEIPVGSPDGHYKSHAPDYQYHITYIVEPMLEVLWRTTVSRDDTRYKVLFPITTPLILHAPHVQENTVPEARVFSVVLGPLLHDVVLRNITFFTSVLTVEESNARGFTIQEHRHSNGTKSISVLVPFDADIVLKDNPEPLITTYFLSLIFGFIILPEETPFAHPVELQASLQDVELPTITGTCDQNQFYISVKYGSQGNNFKAMVGQQQLTPEMAHYQFQENGTHFSVSLPYNAKDATFELITSDSLRAHVDFFLLHARNDWVLADLFLSCNFPLTTTECYPNGTMTATAVKVASVTNMVPSRLTLMDQSCKPAFSGDRFAYFSFTVASCGTTRTFFDHYMLYENEIALPYNKGASPVGPQYRQTIACYYVVNETQTVGFSSKPRQYEPTAEIGSGQLMVQMRLAQDSSYTLFYQAEDYPVVKYLRQPLYFEVELVEATDPNLELILENCWATLDEDRTSLPSWDIIVDSCANPADSYVTIFHPVVRDARVLVPSHIKRFSMKMFTFTKDEAVLKNEIFVHCDAEICDSHRQADGSCRGQCVEPAHQINYRRERKRVQRGTDSINQRQISAGPIVFTSGQTPE; from the exons ATGGATGAGTCAACAGTTGGGTTGTCATTAACAGGTGGCGTCCTCTTCACCAACAACGTAATCTCTTGGCACGTACCTCGCCGTATGACACCACTGGTAGATGGCAGCTTTGAAATCCGAGAAATGCACATGGGCATCAACGGAAGGAGGCTTGATGGATCTCAGATGGCTGCACGAGGGTACACGCTGTCCGCCACAGAGTTCCACATCATCATTGAGATCCCAGTCGGCTCGCCTGATGGTCACTACAAG AGCCATGCCCCAGATTACCAGTACCACATCACCTACATTGTGGAGCCCATGCTCGAGGTACTGTGGAGGACCACGGTCAGCCGAGATGATACCAGATACAAGGTTTTGTTCCCCATTACCACCCCTCTTATTCTTCACGCTCCCCACGTCCAAGAAA ATACTGTCCCAGAGGCCCGAGTGTTCAGCGTTGTCTTGGGGCCCCTTCTTCATGATGTGGTGCTGAGGAACATCACCTTCTTCACCAGCGTGCTCACTGTCGAAGAGAGCAATGCCAGAGGTTTTACCATCCAGGAGCATCGCCACTCCAATGGAACCAAGAGCATCTCTGTTTTAGTGCCCTTTGATGCAGATATTGTCCTGAAAGAT AATCCTGAACCCTTGATTACAAcctacttcctctctctgatctTTGGGTTTATCATCCTTCCTGAAGAAACTCCATTTGCCCACCCAGTCGAGTTGCAGGCGTCTCTGCAAGATGTTG AGCTACCAACCATCACTGGCacctgtgaccagaaccagtttTACATCAGTGTGAAATATGGGAGTCAAGGCAACAATTTCAAGGCAATGGTTGGACAACAACAGCTGACACCTGAGATGGCTCACTACCAGTTCCAAGAAAACGGCACACACTTCAGCGTCAGTCTTCCATACAATGCCAAGGATGCGACCTTCGAG CTGATAACCTCAGATTCACTAAGAGCCCACGTtgacttctttcttcttcatgcCCGTAACGACTGGGTGCTCGCTGATCTCTTCTTGTCCTGCAACTTTCCCTTAACAACAACCG AGTGCTACCCTAATGGAACGATGACAGCTACGGCTGTGAAGGTGGCTTCTGTGACCAATATGGTCCCAAGTAGGCTGACCCTAATGGACCAGTCTTGCAAACCGGCATTCAGTGGTGATCGCTTTGCATATTTCTCTTTCACTGTTGCATCATGTGGAACCACAAGAACA TTCTTTGaccactacatgctgtatgaaAATGAGATTGCCTTGCCTTACAACAAAGGAGCATCACCAGTTGGTCCTCAGTACAG ACAAACCATTGCCTGCTACTATGTGGTCAACGAGACTCAGACTGTTGGCTTCAGCTCAAAACCAAGACAATATGAACCCACCGCGGAGATCGGCTCAGGACAGCTGATGGTTCAAATGAGGCTAGCCCAGG ATTCATCGTACACGCTCTTCTACCAAGCAGAAGATTATCCAGTTGTAAAATATCTGAGGCAGCCTCTCTATTTTGAGGTAGAGCTGGTTGAGGCTACTGACCCAAATTTGGAGCTCATCTTGGAGAACTGTTGGGCTACACTTGATGAAGACCGGACATCTCTGCCTAGCTGGGATATCATTGTAGACAG CTGTGCGAATCCTGCTGACAGCTATGTGACAATTTTCCATCCTGTTGTGAGAGATGCCAGGGTTTTAGTCCCATCCCACATCAAACGCTTCTCTATGAAGATGTTCACCTTTACTAAAGATGAGGCGGTTCTGAAGAACGAG ATCTTTGTCCACTGCGATGCAGAGATTTGTGACTCGCATCGGCAAGCAGATGGTTCATGCCGAGGCCAGTGTGTTGAACCTGCACACCAGATAAACTACAGACGAGAGAGAAAACGGG TACAAAGAGGTACGGACTCCATCAACCAAAGGCAAATCTCCGCTGGGCCTATTGTGTTCACCTCTGGTCAAACTCCTGAATAA
- the LOC130208542 gene encoding uncharacterized protein LOC130208542, whose product MWRLGNMLLWNLMAAVILLAQARPNMKVHSQSSSGLHSDCVGNLMRLSLDKALAVGNALEVEAINGTQHIVITPNLAAQCGYSMESDPWGNTRIYSSLLGCYVDNKDDQTFNVGLRLRMYGPSGSDVVTHDVSQTCSYTRWASREILCDRNYMEVSHHIATSEAMGQTRDVKEINVIPDASGAAHGIWKLTFYTPEPVSMVLREAEQAGYGAMVTSTRLVMRSPYNTAETTSEEVDGVNMEVFRVRAYYKAPHGLGVVDLAAACPTVGVLFTNNVISWHVPRRMTPLVDASFEIREMHMGINGRRLDGSQMAARGYTLSTTDFHIIIEIPVGSPDGHYKSHAPDYQYHVSYIVEPMLEVLWRTMVTRDDTRYKVLFPITTPLILQSPHVQENTVPEARLFSVVLGPLLHDVVLRNITFFTSVLTVEESNARGFTIQEHRHSNGTKSISVLVPFDADIVLKDNPEPLVTTYFLSLIFGFIILPEETPFAHPVELQASLQDVELPIITGTCDQNQFYISVKYGSQGNNFKAMVGQQQLTPEMAHYQFQENGTHFSVSLPYNAKDATFELITSDSLRAHVDFFLLHARNDWVLADLFLSCNFPLTTTECYPNGTMTATAVKVASVTNMVPSRLTLIDQSCKPAFSGDRFAYFSFNVASCGTTRTFFDHYMLYENEIALPYNKGASPVGPQYRQTISCYYVVNETQTVGFSSKPRLYEPTAEIGSGQLMVQMRLAQDSSYTLFYQAEDYPVVKYLRQPLYFEVELVEATDPNLELILENCWATLDEDRTSLPSWDIIVDSCANPDDSYVTVFHPVVRDARVLVPSHIQRFSMKMFTFSKDEAVLKNEIFVHCDAEICDSHRQADGSCRGQCVEPAHQMNYRRERKRVQRGTDSINQRQISAGPIVFTSGQTPE is encoded by the exons ATGTGGAGACTTGGGAACAT GTTGTTATGGAACTTGATGGCTGCAGTAATCCTCTTGGCTCAAGCAAGGCCAAATATGAAGGTCCATTCACAGTCAA GCAGTGGCTTGCATTCAGACTGCGTGGGTAATCTAATGAGGCTGTCATTGGACAAGGCCCTAGCAGTGGGGAATGCGCTTGAGGTGGAGGCCATCA ATGGCACCCAGCACATTGTGATAACGCCCAACTTGGCTGCTCAGTGTGGCTACAGCATGGAGTCCGACCCGTGGGGTAACACCAGAATCTACTCGTCTCTGCTGGGCTGCTACGTGGACAATAAG GACGATCAAACCTTTAATGTTGGCTTAAGGCTCCGGATGTACGGCCCCAGTGGATCAGATGTGGTTACCCATGATGTGAGCCAGACATGCAGCTACACTCGCTGGGCCTCTAGAGAGATTCTCTGTGACAGGAACTACATGGAA GTGTCCCACCACATTGCTACTTCTGAAGCTATGGGGCAGACTCGAGATGTTAAAGAGATCAACGTTATTCCtgat GCCTCTGGGGCAGCACATGGCATCTGGAAGTTGACATTTTACACCCCAGAACCAGTGTCAATGGTGCTGAGGGAGGCTGAACAAGCCGGTTATGGTGCCATGGTGACCTCAACCCGTCTGGTTATGCGATCCCCCTACAATACAGCAGAGACCACTTCAGAAGAA GTGGATGGAGTCAACATGGAAGTTTTCAGGGTGAGAGCCTACTACAAGGCaccacatggtctgggtgtggtGGACTTGGCAGCTGCTTGTCCCACAG TTGGCGTCCTCTTCACCAACAACGTAATCTCTTGGCACGTACCTCGCCGTATGACACCACTGGTAGATGCCAGCTTTGAAATCCGAGAAATGCACATGGGCATTAACGGAAGGAGGCTTGATGGATCTCAGATGGCTGCACGAGGGTACACGCTGTCCACCACAGATTTCCACATCATCATTGAGATCCCAGTGGGCTCGCCTGACGGTCACTACAAG AGCCATGCCCCAGATTACCAGTACCACGTTTCCTACATTGTGGAGCCCATGCTCGAGGTACTatggaggaccatggtcacccGAGATGATACCAGATACAAGGTGTTGTTCCCCATTACCACCCCTCTTATTCTTCAATCTCCCCACGTCCAAGAAA ATACGGTCCCAGAGGCTCGCCTTTTCAGCGTTGTCTTGGGGCCCCTTCTTCATGATGTGGTGCTGAGGAACATCACCTTCTTCACCAGCGTGCTCACTGTCGAAGAGAGCAATGCCAGAGGTTTTACCATCCAGGAGCATCGCCACTCCAATGGAACCAAGAGCATCTCTGTTTTAGTGCCCTTTGATGCAGATATTGTCCTGAAAGAT AATCCTGAACCCTTGGTTACAAcctacttcctctctctgatctTTGGGTTTATCATCCTTCCTGAAGAAACTCCATTTGCCCACCCAGTCGAGTTGCAGGCGTCTCTGCAAGATGTTG AGCTACCAATCATCACTGGCacctgtgaccagaaccagtttTACATCAGTGTGAAATACGGGAGTCAAGGCAACAATTTCAAGGCAATGGTTGGACAACAACAGCTGACACCTGAGATGGCTCACTACCAGTTCCAAGAAAACGGCACCCACTTCAGCGTCAGTCTTCCATACAATGCCAAGGATGCGACCTTCGAG CTGATAACCTCAGATTCACTAAGAGCCCACGTTGACTTCTTTCTGCTTCATGCCCGTAACGACTGGGTACTCGCTGATCTCTTCTTGTCCTGCAACTTTCCCTTAACAACAACCG AGTGCTACCCCAATGGAACGATGACGGCTACGGCTGTGAAGGTGGCTTCTGTGACCAATATGGTCCCAAGTAGGCTGACCCTGATCGACCAGTCTTGCAAACCGGCATTCAGTGGTGATCGCTTTGCATATTTCTCTTTCAATGTTGCATCATGTGGAACCACAAGAACA TTCTTTGaccactacatgctgtatgaaAATGAGATTGCCTTGCCTTACAACAAAGGAGCATCACCAGTTGGTCCTCAGTACAG ACAAACCATTTCCTGCTACTATGTGGTCAACGAGACTCAGACTGTTGGCTTCAGCTCAAAACCAAGACTCTATGAACCCACCGCGGAGATCGGCTCAGGACAGCTGATGGTTCAAATGAGGCTAGCCCAGG ATTCATCGTACACGCTCTTCTACCAAGCAGAAGATTATCCAGTTGTAAAATATCTGAGGCAGCCTCTCTATTTTGAGGTAGAGCTGGTTGAGGCTACTGACCCAAATTTGGAGCTCATCTTGGAGAACTGTTGGGCTACACTTGATGAAGACCGGACATCTCTGCCTAGCTGGGATATTATTGTGGACAG CTGTGCAAATCCTGATGACAGCTATGTGACAGTTTTCCATCCTGTTGTGAGAGATGCCAGGGTTTTAGTCCCATCCCACATCCAACGCTTCTCTATGAAGATGTTCACCTTTAGTAAAGATGAGGCGGTTCTGAAGAACGAG ATCTTTGTCCACTGCGATGCAGAGATTTGTGACTCGCATCGGCAAGCAGATGGTTCATGCAGAGGCCAGTGTGTTGAACCTGCACACCAGATGAACTACAGACGAGAGAGAAAACGGG taCAAAGAGGTACGGACTCCATCAACCAAAGGCAAATCTCCGCTGGGCCTATTGTGTTCACCTCTGGTCAAACTCCTgaataa
- the LOC130208549 gene encoding SAM pointed domain-containing Ets transcription factor, which produces MSHSVGGLSEGAAYGTRIGMTEDSLELLERTRGSAEPWDLGDTKQGVPGLYLSCFDMLLTEDATWLVKVSEACPALAAPMTRMEPEDEPEQCPVIDSQEQGLSPGLECQEDERSLEQVQSIVVGEVLKDIETACKLLNITADPIEWNTGNVQKWLLWIEHLYRLTHAGNAFEDLTGKDLCAMSEEEFRQRSPQCGDTLHAHLDIWKSTAWMKERCSVGETKTTGGEDLWSEADSSCSGQPIHLWQFLKELLRKPHNYGRCIRWLNKEKGIFKIEDSAHVARLWGLRKNRPAMNYDKLSRSIRQYYKKNIIRKPDVSQRLVYQFVHKV; this is translated from the exons ATGTCACATTCAGTTGGTGGTTTATCGGAAGGCGCAGCGTACGGGACCCGGATCGGGATGACGGAGGACTCCCTCGAGCTGCTGGAGAGAACCAGAGGCTCTGCAGAACCCTGGGACCTCGGCGACACCAAACAGGGCGTGCCGGGCCTCTACCTGTCCTGCTTCGACATGCTCCTCACGGAAGACGCCACCTGGCTGGTGAAGGTATCGGAGGCCTGCCCGGCGCTGGCTGCACCCATGACTCGCATGGAGCCCGAGGACGAACCAGAGCAGTGCCCCGTCATCGACAGCCAGGAACAGGGCCTCTCTCCTGGGCTGGAGTGTCAAGAGGACGAGCGCTCTCTGGAGCAGGTGCAGAGCATAGTGGTGGGAGAAGTGCTGAAGGACATCGAAACTGCCTGCAAACTGCTCAATATCACCGCAG ACCCCATCGAGTGGAACACGGGGAACGTCCAGAAGTGGCTGCTGTGGATCGAACATCTGTACCGGTTGACCCACGCAGGAAACGCCTTCGAGGACCTGACGGGGAAGGACCTGTGCGCCATGAGCGAGGAGGAGTTTCGCCAGCGCTCGCCGCAGTGCGGAGACACGCTGCACGCACACCTGGACATATGGAAGTCAA cTGCCTGGATGAAGGAAAGGTGTTCAGTCGGAGAGACAAAAACTACAG GCGGCGAGGACCTTTGGTCCGAGGCAGATTCCTCTTGTTCCGGTCAGCCCATCCATCTGTGGCAGTTCCTCAAAGAGCTGCTAAGGAAACCTCACAACTATGGACGCTGCATACGCTGGCTCAATAAAGAAAAag GCATCTTTAAAATCGAAGACTCGGCCCACGTGGCCAGGCTGTGGGGACTCCGAAAGAACCGACCCGCCATGAACTACGACAAGCTGAGCCGCTCCATACGCCAATACTACAAGAAGAACATCATCCGCAAGCCCGACGTGTCCCAGAGACTGGTGTACCAGTTCGTTCACAAAGTGTGA